The Janthinobacterium lividum genome has a window encoding:
- a CDS encoding LysR family transcriptional regulator codes for MDWDNARIFLAIGRAGTLRGAAALLRIDQATCGRRLATLETSLGATLFLRTPSGYVPTPAGELAFTAAEAMERAADKLQREMQGVDNRLSGLVRVATTDTMASHFVIRAMQQLHAAHPDIRIVLNVAPALASLTRREADLAVRGVRPTDPDLISRHLVKRSLGLYASKSYLAERGEPVRGTALAGHDIVIYHHSVTPRHGEKIAGEPVANARVAMEVNSAAMLQEATRAGLGLAELATHLGDIDPQLVRIWPERAEAYDVWLVMHADLNRSARVRAAADAIIASVAGQ; via the coding sequence ATGGATTGGGATAACGCGCGCATCTTTCTGGCCATCGGCCGGGCCGGCACCTTGCGCGGCGCAGCGGCCCTGCTGCGCATCGACCAGGCCACCTGCGGGCGCCGCCTGGCCACCCTGGAAACGTCCCTGGGCGCCACCCTGTTCCTGCGCACGCCATCGGGCTACGTGCCCACGCCAGCCGGAGAGCTGGCGTTCACGGCGGCCGAAGCGATGGAACGGGCGGCCGACAAACTGCAGAGGGAAATGCAGGGCGTCGACAACCGCCTGTCAGGCCTCGTGCGCGTGGCCACCACCGACACCATGGCCAGCCATTTCGTCATCCGCGCCATGCAGCAGCTGCATGCGGCCCACCCGGACATCCGCATCGTGCTCAACGTGGCGCCGGCACTGGCCAGCCTGACGCGGCGCGAAGCGGACCTGGCCGTGCGTGGCGTGCGCCCCACCGACCCGGACCTGATCTCGCGCCACCTCGTCAAGCGCAGCCTGGGCCTGTATGCGTCGAAAAGCTACCTGGCGGAACGGGGCGAGCCCGTGCGCGGCACGGCGCTGGCCGGCCACGACATCGTCATCTACCACCATTCCGTGACGCCACGCCATGGGGAGAAAATCGCCGGCGAGCCCGTCGCCAACGCCCGAGTCGCCATGGAAGTGAACTCGGCGGCGATGCTGCAGGAAGCCACGCGCGCGGGCTTGGGCCTGGCCGAGCTGGCGACCCACCTGGGCGACATCGACCCGCAGCTCGTGCGCATCTGGCCCGAGCGGGCGGAAGCGTACGACGTATGGCTGGTCATGCACGCCGACCTGAACCGTTCTGCCCGCGTGCGCGCGGCGGCCGACGCCATCATTGCCAGCGTGGCGGGCCAATAG
- a CDS encoding ATP-binding protein — translation METDAGQALPATPERRQGDSIALSAFFDGHPVATFAIDTEHVVTHWNSACEQLLGFTAAEMVGTRDHWKAFYPQPRACLADLLVADDIALGENELYLGKLKRSPVIPGAFEAEDFFADIGPDGHWLHFTAAPLRDRQGRLVGAIETLRDVSERRFAELALRKAHDNLEHLVAKRTAQLADMNERLADDIRQRQIADLELRERNLALTELNSKLSLAQQKLLQSEKLASIGQLAAGVAHEINNPIGYVFSNVGTLEGYLDDLFSMLDAYEEAEPAVADPVVAARLRALREQIDLDFLRTDIPLLMGESKEGISRVRRIVQDLKDFSRTDAHQEWVWADLRQGIDTTLNIVNNEVKYKADVVREYGDIPDIECQPSELNQVIMNLVVNAAHSIGEARGRITLRTGSDNATEVWIEVEDTGGGIAPEHLSRIFDPFFTTKAVGKGTGLGLSLAYTTVQKHHGRIDVRSIIGRGTTFRITLPVRQAQAVAP, via the coding sequence ATGGAAACAGACGCAGGGCAGGCACTGCCCGCCACGCCGGAACGCCGCCAGGGCGATTCCATCGCGCTATCGGCGTTTTTCGATGGCCATCCCGTGGCCACTTTCGCCATCGATACGGAGCACGTGGTGACGCACTGGAACAGCGCCTGCGAACAGTTGCTGGGCTTTACGGCCGCCGAGATGGTCGGCACGCGCGACCACTGGAAGGCGTTTTATCCGCAGCCGCGCGCCTGCCTGGCCGACCTGCTGGTGGCCGACGATATCGCGCTCGGCGAAAATGAACTCTACCTTGGCAAGCTGAAGCGCTCCCCCGTGATTCCCGGCGCCTTTGAGGCCGAGGATTTCTTTGCCGATATCGGCCCCGACGGCCACTGGCTGCATTTCACGGCGGCGCCCCTGCGCGATCGCCAGGGACGCCTGGTGGGCGCCATCGAAACGCTGCGCGACGTGAGCGAGCGGCGCTTTGCGGAACTGGCGCTGCGCAAGGCGCACGACAACCTGGAACACCTGGTGGCCAAGCGCACGGCCCAGCTGGCCGACATGAACGAGCGCCTGGCCGACGATATCCGCCAGCGCCAGATCGCCGATCTCGAATTGCGCGAGCGCAACCTGGCCCTGACGGAATTGAACAGCAAGCTGTCGCTGGCCCAGCAAAAGCTGCTGCAGTCGGAAAAGCTGGCTTCGATCGGCCAGTTGGCCGCCGGCGTGGCGCACGAAATCAACAATCCCATCGGCTATGTGTTTTCCAATGTGGGCACCCTGGAAGGGTATCTGGACGACCTGTTCAGCATGCTCGACGCCTATGAGGAAGCCGAGCCGGCCGTCGCTGACCCCGTGGTGGCGGCGCGCCTGCGCGCGTTGCGCGAACAGATCGACCTGGACTTCCTGCGCACCGATATTCCGCTGCTGATGGGCGAATCGAAGGAAGGCATTTCGCGCGTGCGCCGCATCGTGCAGGACCTGAAGGATTTTTCGCGCACGGATGCGCACCAGGAGTGGGTCTGGGCCGACCTGCGCCAGGGCATCGACACCACGCTCAATATCGTGAATAACGAAGTCAAGTACAAGGCTGACGTGGTGCGCGAGTATGGCGACATTCCCGATATCGAATGCCAGCCTTCCGAACTGAACCAGGTGATCATGAACCTGGTCGTCAACGCCGCCCATTCCATCGGCGAGGCGCGCGGACGCATCACCCTGCGCACGGGCAGCGACAACGCGACGGAAGTGTGGATCGAGGTCGAGGACACGGGCGGCGGCATCGCGCCCGAACACCTGTCGCGCATCTTCGATCCGTTCTTCACGACAAAGGCCGTCGGCAAGGGCACGGGCCTGGGCCTGTCGCTGGCCTACACCACGGTGCAGAAACATCACGGCCGCATCGATGTGCGCAGCATCATCGGCCGCGGCACCACCTTCCGCATCACCTTGCCCGTGCGCCAGGCGCAGGCCGTCGCACCATGA
- a CDS encoding ABC transporter permease: protein MTLSVSLIISLRRLHRATMAWLVSWWRMLHFAILVFSLALSPSSYNRDNRPILAHRLVTNTAPNLVWFSVACALVSLVLIRIVVVSAQSYGLSRYALEMVVRVLVLELIPLTAALFVALRLTLPDGIAFAQMRSSGMLDTMQRQGVDLLRREYFPRVMSGIFAVWMLAIVSCVTSLILAYITIYGFTPWALQGYTRVVGQIFNPAVALILMLKVIFFSFAVALIPLASSYYPEEPHGRRNRLWAAHGLSEMLRLFSVILLIEVASLMGNYY, encoded by the coding sequence ATGACCCTATCCGTCTCCCTCATCATCAGCCTGCGCCGCCTGCACCGGGCCACCATGGCCTGGCTGGTCAGCTGGTGGCGCATGCTGCATTTCGCCATCCTCGTGTTTTCGCTGGCCCTGTCGCCATCGAGCTATAACCGCGACAACCGCCCTATCCTCGCGCACCGCCTGGTGACGAACACGGCGCCGAACCTCGTGTGGTTCAGCGTCGCCTGCGCGCTGGTCAGCCTGGTGCTCATCCGCATCGTCGTCGTCAGCGCGCAAAGCTACGGCCTGTCGCGCTATGCGCTGGAAATGGTGGTGCGCGTGCTGGTGCTGGAACTGATACCGCTGACGGCCGCCCTGTTCGTCGCGCTGCGCCTGACCTTGCCTGACGGCATTGCGTTTGCGCAAATGCGCTCTTCCGGCATGCTCGACACCATGCAGCGCCAAGGCGTCGACCTGCTGCGCCGCGAATACTTTCCGCGCGTCATGTCCGGCATCTTCGCCGTGTGGATGCTGGCCATCGTCAGCTGCGTCACCTCGCTGATCCTCGCCTATATCACCATCTACGGCTTTACGCCGTGGGCGCTGCAAGGCTACACGCGCGTCGTGGGGCAAATCTTCAATCCGGCCGTGGCCCTGATCCTGATGCTCAAGGTGATCTTCTTCAGCTTTGCCGTGGCCCTGATCCCGCTGGCCTCTTCCTACTATCCGGAAGAGCCGCATGGCCGGCGCAACCGCCTGTGGGCCGCGCACGGCCTGTCCGAAATGCTGCGCCTGTTTTCCGTCATCCTGCTGATCGAAGTGGCTTCGCTGATGGGCAATTACTACTGA
- a CDS encoding MFS transporter — protein sequence MSAPTPRRANGLILLTLAFGFVMAMLDVTAVNVALSDIALDLAIPLTGLVWVVDGYTLTFAALLLAGGALADRYGPKAVYQGGLGVFILGSILCGAAPDGHFLTAARLLQGAGAALFMPSSLSLLTHSFDDERERTRMLGAWSALVGVAGASGPLIGGILVHQFGWRSVFWVNVPLGVLAIVMAQLLLAAPARQPRALSLLSHALGVAALAGLSFVMIEGPVLGWLSPGVLAAGVLTALSAWQLLRRERSGSHPLLPRALFHSSSFGAANGVGFLINFCVFGQLFLLSLFLQQSGGADALQSGLRLLPMMAAYTVGNFLAGAIAEHHGTRLPMLAGLLVGAVMALLLMGLRPDTPYGLLALGTAVMNVAIGIAIPAMTATVMRVAGKQHANSAAAALNANRQIGALVGVAMIGSILHMVQDWSLRLPLAYATIAVAYGLAAGLVYKHVHLPKAVAA from the coding sequence ATGTCTGCCCCCACACCGCGCCGCGCCAACGGCTTGATCCTGCTGACCCTCGCCTTCGGTTTCGTCATGGCGATGCTTGACGTCACGGCCGTCAACGTGGCGCTGTCCGATATCGCGCTCGACCTGGCCATACCGCTGACGGGCCTGGTCTGGGTGGTCGACGGCTACACGCTGACGTTTGCCGCGCTGCTGCTGGCCGGCGGCGCGCTGGCCGATCGCTATGGGCCGAAAGCCGTATACCAGGGCGGCCTGGGCGTCTTCATCCTCGGCTCGATCCTGTGCGGCGCCGCGCCCGACGGGCATTTCCTGACGGCGGCACGTTTGCTGCAAGGGGCGGGCGCGGCCCTGTTCATGCCCAGTTCCCTGAGCTTGCTGACGCACAGCTTTGACGACGAACGCGAACGCACGCGCATGCTGGGCGCCTGGTCGGCCCTGGTGGGTGTGGCGGGCGCTTCCGGCCCCCTGATCGGCGGCATCCTCGTGCACCAGTTCGGCTGGCGCAGCGTGTTCTGGGTGAATGTGCCGCTGGGCGTGCTGGCCATCGTCATGGCGCAGTTGCTGCTGGCCGCGCCGGCGCGCCAGCCGCGCGCTTTGTCTCTGCTGAGCCATGCGCTGGGTGTGGCGGCGCTGGCGGGCCTGAGTTTTGTCATGATCGAAGGCCCCGTGCTGGGCTGGCTGTCGCCGGGCGTGCTGGCAGCGGGCGTATTGACGGCCCTGTCGGCCTGGCAGTTGCTGCGGCGCGAGCGCAGCGGCAGCCATCCGCTGTTGCCACGTGCACTGTTTCACAGCAGCAGCTTTGGCGCGGCCAATGGCGTGGGCTTTTTGATCAATTTCTGCGTGTTCGGCCAGCTGTTCTTATTGAGCCTGTTCCTGCAGCAGTCTGGCGGCGCCGATGCCTTGCAGTCGGGCTTGCGCCTGCTGCCCATGATGGCGGCCTATACGGTAGGGAATTTCCTGGCGGGCGCAATTGCGGAACACCATGGCACGCGCTTGCCCATGTTGGCCGGCTTGCTGGTGGGCGCCGTGATGGCGCTGTTGCTGATGGGTTTGCGTCCGGATACGCCCTATGGCTTGCTGGCGCTGGGCACGGCCGTCATGAACGTGGCCATCGGCATCGCCATTCCCGCCATGACGGCCACCGTGATGCGGGTGGCCGGCAAGCAGCATGCGAACAGCGCGGCGGCGGCCCTGAATGCGAACCGGCAGATCGGCGCCCTGGTGGGCGTGGCGATGATCGGCAGCATCCTGCACATGGTGCAGGACTGGTCGCTGCGCTTGCCGCTGGCCTACGCGACGATTGCCGTCGCATATGGCCTGGCGGCAGGCCTCGTGTACAAACATGTACATTTGCCCAAGGCCGTGGCCGCCTGA
- the ribB gene encoding 3,4-dihydroxy-2-butanone-4-phosphate synthase, giving the protein MLVNSYTLLSNDLEGRIQSALAAMRAGIPVILLDDFDRENEADLILSAEKLTNETMALLIRECSGIVCLCLPTDVVSALELPPMSSDNGSRYGTPFTVSIEARDGVTTGVSAADRVTTIRAAIAPNAKPADLVRPGHVFPLRAAPGGVLERRGHTEGSVDLSRMAGLNPAAVLCELMNPDGTMMRGDDIERFAELHGMPILTIEELVEWRSTREQ; this is encoded by the coding sequence ATGTTAGTCAACAGCTATACCCTGCTTTCCAACGACCTGGAAGGTCGCATCCAATCCGCCCTGGCCGCCATGCGCGCCGGCATTCCCGTCATCCTGCTCGACGATTTCGACCGTGAAAACGAAGCCGATCTGATCCTGTCTGCCGAGAAACTTACGAACGAAACCATGGCCTTGCTGATCCGCGAATGCAGCGGCATCGTCTGCCTGTGCCTGCCGACGGACGTCGTCAGCGCGCTGGAGTTGCCGCCCATGTCGTCCGACAACGGCAGCCGCTACGGCACGCCGTTCACGGTATCCATCGAGGCGCGCGACGGCGTCACGACGGGCGTGTCGGCCGCCGACCGGGTCACCACCATCCGCGCCGCCATCGCGCCGAATGCCAAGCCAGCCGACCTGGTTCGCCCTGGCCACGTATTCCCCTTGCGCGCCGCGCCCGGTGGCGTGCTCGAGCGCCGCGGCCACACGGAAGGCTCCGTCGACCTGTCGCGCATGGCGGGCCTGAATCCGGCGGCCGTGCTGTGCGAGCTGATGAATCCGGACGGCACCATGATGCGCGGCGACGATATCGAGCGCTTCGCCGAACTGCATGGCATGCCGATTCTCACCATCGAAGAACTGGTGGAATGGCGCAGCACGCGCGAACAGTAA
- a CDS encoding ATP-binding protein, translating into MQFEDFDLSTPDTGRHAAAALGDDVSAATAVRLQYLLDNTPSIIYCTVPSGDFKMTFVSNNALNVLGYQPDEMVADPNFWFDHIHPDDAPGIFSSLAQIFVEGARAYEYRFRVRDGSYLWMHDSLRLVRDEHGVPFEVIGSLTDITERKRMEAMLQARGEEQQLLISKLQEAHDQLLQSEKMASIGQLAAGIAHEINNPIGFVNSNMSSLQGYVGTLFGVIDQYEAAMREALDGPALAARVAQVRGQADLAFLQDDMVDLVRESMDGLKRVRDIVQALKDFSHVGETDWQVASLHAGLDSTLNIVANELKYKARIDKHYAELPPILCLASQLNQVFMNLLVNAGQAISSDGVISIRTGHAGDWVWVEIGDTGAGIAPEHLNRIFEPFFTTKAVGSGTGLGLSLSYGIVNKHGGRIEVASEVGQGTRFTVHLPVSPPAAQAAS; encoded by the coding sequence ATGCAGTTTGAGGATTTCGACCTTTCCACTCCCGATACCGGCCGGCATGCGGCGGCGGCGCTTGGCGACGACGTGTCGGCCGCCACGGCCGTGCGCCTGCAATACCTGCTCGACAATACACCCTCCATCATCTATTGCACCGTGCCCAGCGGCGACTTCAAGATGACTTTTGTCAGCAACAATGCCCTCAATGTGCTGGGCTACCAGCCCGATGAGATGGTAGCCGATCCCAATTTCTGGTTCGACCACATCCACCCCGACGATGCCCCCGGCATTTTTTCCAGCCTGGCGCAGATCTTCGTCGAAGGCGCGCGCGCTTACGAATACCGTTTCCGCGTGCGCGACGGCAGCTATCTGTGGATGCACGACAGCCTGCGCCTGGTGCGCGACGAGCATGGCGTGCCGTTCGAGGTGATCGGCTCGCTGACGGACATCACGGAACGCAAGCGCATGGAAGCGATGCTGCAGGCGCGCGGCGAAGAGCAGCAACTACTGATCAGCAAGCTGCAGGAAGCGCACGACCAGTTGCTGCAATCGGAAAAGATGGCGTCCATCGGCCAGCTGGCGGCCGGCATCGCGCATGAAATCAATAACCCGATCGGCTTCGTCAACTCCAACATGAGTTCGCTGCAAGGCTATGTCGGCACCCTGTTCGGCGTCATCGACCAGTATGAGGCGGCAATGCGCGAGGCGCTCGATGGCCCGGCCCTGGCCGCGCGCGTGGCCCAGGTGCGCGGCCAGGCTGACCTGGCCTTCCTGCAGGACGACATGGTGGACCTGGTGCGCGAATCGATGGATGGCTTGAAGCGCGTGCGCGACATCGTGCAGGCGCTGAAGGATTTTTCCCACGTGGGCGAGACGGACTGGCAAGTCGCCAGCCTGCATGCGGGCCTGGACAGCACCCTCAATATCGTCGCCAACGAATTGAAATACAAGGCGCGCATCGACAAACACTATGCCGAGCTGCCGCCGATACTGTGCCTGGCCTCACAGTTGAACCAGGTCTTCATGAACCTGCTCGTCAACGCAGGCCAGGCCATCAGCAGCGACGGCGTGATCAGCATCCGCACCGGTCACGCCGGCGACTGGGTATGGGTGGAGATCGGCGACACGGGCGCCGGCATCGCGCCCGAACACCTGAACCGCATCTTCGAGCCGTTCTTCACCACCAAGGCGGTGGGCAGCGGCACGGGCCTGGGCCTGTCGCTGTCGTACGGCATCGTCAACAAGCACGGCGGACGCATCGAAGTGGCTTCGGAAGTGGGCCAGGGCACGCGCTTTACCGTGCACCTGCCCGTATCGCCGCCGGCGGCCCAGGCAGCGTCCTAG
- a CDS encoding HDOD domain-containing protein — MTRLSFEHIIRQIQELPSLPVVVLELLSSMDQDDTDVHVLAQKIELDQALAAKTLRIANSSFYGMQSKVTSIPQAVSVLGFHSIRTVVTACALTGSFASSSGSFDFQAFWRHSLATAIAARLLAPHLRVNPETAFTAGLLHDLGTLVLVTRFPAEHALVRSYRQAHDCQMTEAELAVIGIDHAQVGSALAAYWKFPEAIQQAVADHHAIDRLQAGGLPLAVHLANAVALALDLAGVDDALVPPLSPAGWRSIALDEPAWLALLGQAEHTFDEMSRIMLA; from the coding sequence TGTCGAGCATGGACCAGGACGACACGGACGTGCATGTGCTGGCGCAAAAGATCGAGCTGGACCAGGCCTTGGCGGCAAAGACCCTGCGCATCGCCAACTCATCTTTCTACGGCATGCAATCGAAGGTCACCAGCATTCCGCAAGCCGTTTCCGTGCTGGGCTTTCACAGCATCCGCACCGTCGTCACGGCCTGCGCCCTGACGGGCAGCTTCGCGTCGTCGAGCGGCAGCTTCGATTTCCAGGCATTCTGGCGCCATTCGCTGGCCACGGCCATCGCCGCGCGCCTGCTGGCGCCGCACCTGCGCGTCAATCCCGAAACGGCGTTCACGGCCGGACTGCTGCACGACCTGGGCACGCTGGTGCTGGTGACGCGCTTCCCGGCCGAGCACGCGCTCGTGCGCAGCTACCGCCAGGCGCATGACTGCCAGATGACCGAGGCGGAACTGGCCGTCATCGGCATCGATCATGCGCAGGTGGGCAGCGCCCTGGCCGCCTACTGGAAGTTTCCCGAAGCGATACAGCAAGCGGTGGCCGACCACCACGCCATCGATCGCCTGCAAGCGGGCGGCTTGCCGCTGGCCGTGCACCTGGCCAATGCCGTCGCCCTTGCGCTCGACCTGGCTGGCGTCGACGATGCGCTGGTGCCGCCCCTGTCGCCCGCGGGCTGGCGCAGCATCGCCCTGGACGAGCCGGCCTGGCTGGCGCTGCTGGGGCAAGCCGAACACACCTTCGATGAAATGTCGCGCATCATGCTGGCATGA
- a CDS encoding HD domain-containing phosphohydrolase, with protein sequence MSTSTAAAPPTILCVDDEPNILSSLRRLFRPHGYRVLTADGGAAGLALLESETVDLVISDMRMPHMDGAQFLAQVRQRWPGTMRLLLTGYADIQSILDAINQGEIYRYVTKPWDENDIVLVVRHALERRALEQEKLRLEALTASQNVQLQALNASLEAKVATRTQQLKLSHDEVQAANERLKATFVTTIKVFSNLIEMRGGKLAGHARRVAELSRKLAQALGLEGQEARDVFIAALLKDIGKLSLSDDVLELPASAWTGDQLAAFRKHPLRAEQLLMALDELRAVSVILRSQLERFDGGGFPDGLVGLAIPMGARILTLASDYDGLQIGAMVQRSLRADEARTLIYDSIGKRYDPAVVAAFRSIMEETEPPARDLTVLSGQLEPGMVLSRDLISRDGLMLLAAEHVLTARVIAQLLDFESKNGGRLSIRVYAPLKEC encoded by the coding sequence ATGAGCACCAGCACCGCGGCCGCGCCGCCCACCATCCTGTGCGTCGACGATGAACCGAATATCCTGTCCTCGCTGCGGCGCTTGTTCCGCCCGCACGGCTACCGCGTGCTGACGGCCGACGGCGGCGCGGCAGGCCTGGCCCTGCTCGAGAGCGAAACGGTGGACCTGGTCATCTCCGACATGCGCATGCCGCACATGGATGGCGCGCAATTCCTGGCCCAGGTGCGCCAGCGCTGGCCCGGCACCATGCGTTTGCTGCTGACCGGCTATGCCGACATCCAGTCCATCCTCGACGCCATCAACCAGGGCGAGATCTACCGCTACGTGACCAAGCCCTGGGACGAAAACGATATCGTGCTGGTGGTGCGCCACGCGCTGGAACGGCGCGCGCTGGAGCAGGAAAAACTGCGCCTGGAAGCGCTGACGGCCAGCCAGAACGTGCAGCTGCAGGCGCTCAATGCCAGCCTGGAAGCGAAGGTGGCCACGCGCACGCAGCAGCTGAAACTGTCGCACGACGAAGTGCAGGCGGCCAATGAACGTCTGAAGGCCACGTTCGTGACGACGATCAAGGTGTTTTCCAACTTGATCGAGATGCGCGGCGGCAAGCTGGCCGGCCATGCGCGGCGGGTGGCCGAACTGTCGCGCAAGCTGGCGCAGGCGCTGGGCCTGGAAGGACAGGAGGCGCGCGACGTGTTCATCGCGGCCCTGCTCAAGGATATCGGCAAGCTCAGCTTGAGCGACGATGTGCTGGAACTGCCGGCCAGCGCCTGGACGGGCGATCAGCTGGCGGCGTTCCGCAAGCATCCGCTGCGCGCCGAACAATTATTGATGGCGCTCGACGAGCTGCGCGCCGTTTCCGTGATCCTGCGCTCGCAACTGGAGCGCTTCGACGGCGGCGGCTTTCCCGATGGCCTGGTGGGCCTGGCCATTCCCATGGGGGCGCGTATCCTGACGCTGGCGTCGGACTACGATGGCTTGCAAATCGGCGCCATGGTGCAGCGCAGCCTGCGCGCCGACGAGGCCCGCACCCTGATCTACGACAGCATCGGCAAACGCTACGACCCGGCCGTGGTGGCCGCCTTCCGCAGCATCATGGAGGAGACGGAGCCACCGGCGCGCGACCTGACCGTGCTGTCGGGCCAGCTGGAGCCGGGCATGGTGCTGTCGCGTGACCTGATCAGCCGCGATGGCCTGATGCTGCTGGCGGCCGAACACGTGCTGACGGCCCGCGTGATCGCCCAGCTGCTCGATTTCGAAAGCAAGAATGGCGGGCGCCTGAGCATCCGCGTGTATGCGCCCTTGAAGGAATGCTAG